The Pseudomonas azotoformans genome has a segment encoding these proteins:
- a CDS encoding YbaN family protein: MGNRPLLLRYLLLAIGWLSVALGVIGIFLPVLPTTPFLLLAAACFARSSPRFYHWLVQHPRLGPWIRDYLDGNGIPLKAKVYAIGLMWLSIGVSCYLVPLPWARGFMLTSAVLVTIYILRQKTLPPR; the protein is encoded by the coding sequence ATGGGCAATCGTCCTCTGCTCCTGCGCTACCTGTTGCTGGCCATCGGCTGGCTCAGTGTGGCGTTGGGGGTGATCGGGATTTTCCTGCCGGTATTGCCGACGACCCCCTTCCTGCTGCTCGCTGCCGCCTGCTTCGCCCGAAGCTCCCCACGTTTCTACCATTGGCTGGTGCAACACCCGCGCCTGGGGCCGTGGATCCGTGATTACCTGGATGGCAATGGCATCCCCCTCAAAGCCAAGGTCTACGCCATCGGCTTGATGTGGCTGAGCATCGGCGTGTCCTGTTACCTGGTGCCACTGCCGTGGGCGCGGGGTTTCATGCTGACCAGCGCGGTGCTGGTGACTATTTACATTCTGCGCCAGAAAACCCTGCCACCCCGCTAG
- a CDS encoding patatin-like phospholipase family protein, producing MRRLLSCLFLCLLPLVADAIEPPRPKIGLVLSGGAARGLAHIGVLKALEEQGIQIDAIAGTSMGAVIGGLYASGYKIDELEKLALSIDWQQALSDAPPREDVPFRRKQDDRDFLVKQKLSFRDDGSLGLPLGVIQGQNLALLLESMFAHSSNTRNFDKLPIPFRAVATDITTGEKVVFRKGHLPQVIRASMSIPAVFAPVELDGRLLVDGGMTDNIPLDVAREMGVDIAIVVDIGTPLRSRKQLATVVDVLNQSITLMTRRNSEEQLKDLHPKDVLIQPPLAAYGVTDFGRAKDMIDAGYRATRVLDARLAHLRPAEPIDPQLVAARTPGERTPVITAINVENDSKVSDDVIRYYIRQPLGEPLNLGRLQTDMGTLYGLDYFEQVQYRVVKKGQDNTLVISARGKRSGTDYLRLGLNLSDDMRGDSAFNLGASYRMNGINRLGAEWLTRVQIGDRQELYSEFYQPMDTGSRYFVAPYISAQAQNVELILDNDPISEYRLERYGFGLNVGRQIGNSGEIRFGVGEAWGKADVRIGDRDLPSVSFSEGFYELKYSFDSLDNVYFPHTGEDIGLAYREFEPGLGSDQRYRQWEFKLDKAMSHGPDTLVLGGRYGRTLDDSDVVISSFLLGGARQLSGFRQDAISGQNISLMRAVYYRRLTPRSYLPLDFPLYLGASLERGRAWNNDNEFDSGYINAASIFLGFDTPLGPLNFSYGFNDDNQKAVYLNLGQTF from the coding sequence ATGCGCCGCCTGCTGTCCTGCCTGTTTCTGTGCTTGCTCCCCCTTGTCGCTGATGCCATTGAACCGCCACGCCCGAAGATCGGCCTGGTGCTGTCCGGCGGCGCCGCCCGTGGGTTGGCACATATCGGTGTGCTCAAGGCGCTGGAAGAGCAAGGCATCCAGATCGATGCGATTGCCGGTACCAGCATGGGCGCGGTGATCGGCGGGCTGTACGCCTCGGGCTACAAGATCGATGAGTTGGAAAAACTGGCGCTGAGCATCGACTGGCAACAGGCACTGTCCGACGCACCGCCGCGGGAAGACGTGCCGTTCCGGCGCAAGCAGGATGACCGGGATTTCCTGGTCAAGCAGAAACTCAGCTTTCGCGACGACGGCAGCCTGGGCCTGCCACTGGGCGTGATCCAGGGCCAAAACCTGGCGTTGCTGCTGGAAAGCATGTTCGCCCATAGCAGCAACACGCGTAACTTCGACAAGCTACCGATCCCCTTCCGCGCGGTAGCGACCGATATCACCACCGGCGAGAAAGTGGTATTCCGCAAGGGTCACCTGCCCCAAGTGATCCGCGCCAGCATGTCGATCCCGGCGGTGTTCGCGCCGGTTGAGCTGGATGGCCGACTGCTGGTGGACGGTGGCATGACCGATAACATCCCGCTGGATGTAGCACGGGAAATGGGCGTGGATATCGCCATTGTCGTCGACATCGGCACCCCGCTGCGCTCGCGCAAGCAACTGGCGACGGTGGTGGACGTGCTCAACCAGTCGATCACCCTGATGACCCGGCGCAACTCCGAAGAACAACTCAAGGACCTGCACCCCAAGGACGTGCTGATACAGCCGCCCCTCGCCGCCTATGGCGTGACCGACTTCGGCCGCGCCAAGGACATGATCGACGCCGGCTATCGCGCCACCCGCGTCCTCGATGCCCGGCTGGCCCACCTGCGCCCCGCCGAGCCGATCGACCCACAACTGGTGGCCGCCCGCACACCCGGCGAACGCACGCCGGTAATCACTGCCATCAACGTGGAGAACGACTCGAAAGTCAGCGACGACGTGATCCGCTACTACATCCGCCAACCCTTGGGCGAGCCGCTCAACCTAGGGCGCCTGCAAACCGACATGGGCACCTTGTACGGCCTGGATTACTTCGAGCAGGTGCAATACCGCGTGGTGAAAAAGGGCCAGGACAACACCCTGGTGATCAGCGCGCGCGGCAAACGCAGCGGCACCGACTACCTGCGCCTGGGCTTGAACCTGTCGGATGACATGCGCGGCGACAGCGCGTTCAACCTCGGCGCCAGCTACCGCATGAACGGCATCAACCGCCTCGGCGCCGAATGGCTGACGCGGGTGCAGATTGGGGATCGACAAGAGCTGTACAGTGAGTTCTACCAGCCGATGGACACGGGTTCGCGTTACTTTGTCGCGCCGTACATCAGCGCCCAGGCCCAGAACGTCGAGCTGATCCTGGACAACGACCCCATCTCCGAATATCGCCTGGAACGCTACGGTTTCGGCTTGAACGTCGGACGGCAGATCGGCAACAGCGGCGAGATCCGCTTCGGCGTCGGCGAAGCCTGGGGCAAGGCAGATGTGCGCATCGGCGACCGGGATCTGCCCAGCGTGAGTTTCAGCGAAGGCTTCTATGAACTGAAGTACTCCTTCGACTCCCTGGACAACGTGTACTTCCCCCATACCGGCGAAGACATCGGCCTGGCCTACCGCGAATTCGAACCGGGACTGGGCTCGGACCAGCGTTACCGCCAGTGGGAGTTCAAGCTCGACAAGGCCATGAGCCACGGCCCGGACACCCTGGTGCTGGGCGGGCGTTACGGGCGCACCCTGGATGATTCGGACGTGGTGATTTCCAGCTTCCTGCTGGGTGGTGCGCGGCAGCTGTCGGGCTTCCGCCAGGATGCAATCTCGGGGCAGAACATCAGCCTGATGCGCGCGGTGTACTACCGTAGGCTCACACCGCGTTCGTACCTGCCGCTGGATTTCCCGCTGTACCTGGGCGCGTCACTGGAACGCGGCCGCGCGTGGAACAATGACAATGAATTCGACAGTGGGTATATCAACGCGGCGAGTATTTTCCTGGGGTTTGATACACCGTTGGGGCCGCTGAACTTCAGCTATGGGTTCAATGATGATAATCAGAAGGCGGTATACCTGAACCTGGGGCAGACGTTCTAA
- the recQ gene encoding DNA helicase RecQ: MLEQAQRVLKDIFGYDSFRGRQGAIIERVANGGDALVLMPTGGGKSLCFQVPALLRNGLAVVVSPLIALMDDQVATLEELGVAAASLNSTLSAEQQRDLAARIKRGEVKMLYLAPERLVQPRMLAFLQSLEIALFAIDEAHCVSQWGHDFRREYLQLGQLAELFPDVPRIALTATADKRTREEIVERLHLQNAERFLSSFDRPNIFYRIVPKEQPRKQLLAFLSERRSDAGIVYCLSRKKVDEVAAFLCEQGYPALPYHAGLPNETRSAHQKRFLNEEGLIMVATIAFGMGIDKSNVRFVAHMDLPKSLEAYYQETGRAGRDGLPADAWMVYGLQDVVMLKQMLQNSEGDERHKRLEQHKLDAMLSLCEETRCRRQTLLAYFDEDMPEPCGHCDNCVDGVQTWDATEPARQGLSAIYRTGQRYGVGHLVDVLLGKDNEKVRSFGHEKLSVYGVGKARAEGEWRSLFRQMVARGLVDIDIEGYGGLRLNDSCRPLLKGEVSLELRRDLKPQTTAKTSTSQASQLVRGEEREQWEALRTLRRKLAQEHSVPPYVIFPDSTLLEMLREQPTSMAEMARVSGVGARKLERYGQAFLEVLGGQAEAPKEVADIRHELISLARAGMTPIQIAGQLQCSEKNVYTLLAESIGKQQLSLEQALDLPEDLLGEIQDAFLDGEGELPPVAEIAPLFTGRVPEGVLYCVRAALQSEFEI; this comes from the coding sequence ATGCTCGAGCAGGCACAACGCGTCCTCAAGGACATCTTCGGCTACGACAGTTTTCGTGGCCGCCAGGGTGCGATCATTGAGCGCGTGGCCAATGGCGGTGACGCACTGGTCCTGATGCCTACTGGCGGTGGTAAATCGTTGTGCTTCCAGGTGCCGGCGCTGTTGCGCAATGGCCTGGCCGTGGTGGTGTCGCCGCTGATCGCCCTGATGGACGACCAGGTGGCCACCCTTGAAGAACTCGGCGTCGCCGCCGCGTCGTTGAACTCCACCCTCAGTGCCGAGCAGCAGCGCGACCTGGCGGCACGGATCAAGCGCGGTGAAGTGAAGATGCTGTACCTGGCCCCCGAGCGTCTGGTGCAGCCGCGCATGCTGGCTTTTTTGCAAAGCCTGGAAATCGCCCTGTTTGCCATCGACGAAGCCCACTGCGTCTCCCAATGGGGTCATGACTTCCGTCGCGAGTATTTGCAGCTCGGCCAATTGGCAGAGCTGTTTCCCGATGTGCCGCGCATTGCCCTGACCGCCACGGCCGACAAGCGCACCCGCGAAGAAATCGTCGAGCGCCTGCACCTGCAGAACGCCGAGCGCTTCCTGTCGAGCTTTGACCGTCCGAACATTTTCTACCGCATCGTGCCCAAGGAGCAGCCGCGCAAACAGCTGCTGGCGTTCCTTTCCGAGCGGCGCAGCGATGCGGGCATCGTCTATTGCCTGTCGCGCAAGAAGGTCGATGAGGTGGCCGCGTTTCTCTGTGAACAAGGCTACCCGGCGCTGCCGTATCACGCCGGCCTGCCCAACGAAACACGGTCAGCTCACCAGAAGCGCTTCCTCAACGAGGAAGGCCTGATCATGGTGGCTACAATCGCGTTCGGCATGGGCATCGACAAATCCAACGTGCGCTTCGTTGCGCACATGGACCTGCCCAAATCCCTCGAGGCCTACTACCAGGAAACAGGGCGCGCCGGCCGTGACGGTTTGCCGGCGGATGCGTGGATGGTCTACGGCCTGCAAGACGTGGTGATGCTCAAGCAGATGCTGCAGAACTCCGAGGGCGACGAGCGCCACAAGCGCCTGGAACAGCACAAACTCGACGCCATGCTCTCGCTGTGTGAAGAGACCCGCTGCCGTCGCCAGACCTTGCTGGCCTATTTCGATGAAGACATGCCCGAGCCGTGCGGCCATTGCGACAACTGCGTCGACGGCGTGCAGACCTGGGACGCCACTGAGCCGGCGCGCCAGGGTTTGTCCGCCATCTATCGCACCGGCCAGCGTTATGGCGTCGGTCACTTGGTGGATGTGTTGCTGGGCAAGGACAACGAGAAGGTGCGCAGCTTCGGCCATGAAAAGCTCTCGGTCTATGGTGTCGGCAAGGCCCGCGCCGAAGGCGAGTGGCGCTCGCTGTTCCGGCAGATGGTGGCGCGCGGCCTGGTGGACATCGACATCGAAGGCTATGGCGGCCTGCGCCTGAATGACAGCTGCCGGCCGTTGCTCAAGGGCGAAGTCAGTCTGGAGCTGCGCCGTGACCTCAAGCCGCAGACCACCGCCAAGACCAGCACCAGCCAGGCCAGCCAGCTTGTACGTGGCGAAGAACGCGAGCAGTGGGAAGCCTTGCGCACCCTGCGCCGCAAACTGGCGCAGGAACACAGCGTGCCGCCGTACGTTATTTTCCCCGACTCCACCCTGCTGGAGATGCTGCGCGAGCAACCCACCAGCATGGCCGAGATGGCGCGGGTCAGTGGTGTGGGCGCGCGCAAGCTGGAGCGTTACGGCCAGGCCTTCCTTGAGGTACTCGGCGGCCAGGCCGAAGCGCCCAAGGAAGTCGCCGATATCCGCCACGAACTGATCAGCCTGGCACGCGCCGGCATGACTCCGATCCAGATCGCCGGCCAGTTGCAATGCTCTGAAAAGAACGTCTACACCTTGCTCGCTGAATCCATCGGCAAGCAGCAGTTATCGTTGGAGCAAGCCCTTGATTTACCCGAGGATCTGCTCGGCGAAATCCAGGATGCATTCCTGGACGGAGAGGGCGAATTGCCACCTGTGGCTGAGATTGCCCCGCTGTTCACCGGGCGCGTTCCTGAAGGTGTTTTGTACTGCGTACGGGCGGCTTTGCAGTCTGAATTCGAAATTTAG
- a CDS encoding SelT/SelW/SelH family protein, with the protein MSLIKPEIVITYCTQCQWLLRAAWLAQELLSTFADDLGKVALEPATGGAFRITCDGVQIWERKVDGGFPEAKVLKQRVRDQIDPQRDLGHNDRTQ; encoded by the coding sequence ATGTCGCTGATCAAACCCGAGATCGTCATCACCTATTGCACCCAGTGTCAGTGGTTGCTGCGCGCCGCGTGGTTGGCGCAGGAACTGTTGAGTACGTTTGCTGATGACCTGGGCAAAGTGGCGCTGGAACCGGCCACCGGTGGCGCATTTCGCATCACCTGTGATGGCGTGCAGATCTGGGAGCGCAAGGTCGACGGCGGTTTTCCCGAGGCCAAGGTACTCAAGCAGCGCGTGCGCGATCAGATCGACCCGCAGAGGGACCTGGGGCATAACGACCGCACACAGTGA
- a CDS encoding AraC family transcriptional regulator, translating to MGPTLTLRHYVEAPLAHSHDHAQLVFGLSGHLDLEVDGRGSQVRESSVMVLPFSAHHACGSRDGSRCLVLDVPTEHWVLQSLGEHADASRRLLDQPARLTLDSRQSQLVQWLAHSPVHDPLIVQQGAVLLLASLNHPLAPPQPGRRLPYAAFNQHIERHLAHPLQVADLARIADLSVARLHARFMAECGQTPMDYIRSRRLHMALDLLRKTPLPIGEIADRVGYASQSAFAAAMLREFGASPGALRRKP from the coding sequence ATGGGACCCACCCTCACCCTACGCCACTACGTCGAAGCGCCCCTCGCCCACAGCCATGACCATGCGCAGTTGGTGTTCGGCCTGTCCGGGCACCTGGACCTGGAAGTGGACGGCCGTGGCAGCCAGGTGCGCGAAAGCAGCGTGATGGTGCTGCCCTTCTCGGCCCACCATGCGTGCGGCAGTCGCGATGGCAGCCGTTGCCTGGTGCTGGATGTGCCGACCGAGCACTGGGTGCTGCAATCGCTGGGCGAGCATGCCGATGCCAGTCGCCGCCTGCTCGACCAGCCCGCGCGGCTGACCCTGGACTCGCGGCAAAGCCAGCTGGTGCAATGGCTGGCACACAGCCCGGTGCATGACCCATTGATCGTGCAGCAAGGCGCGGTGCTGTTGCTGGCCAGCCTCAATCATCCGCTGGCCCCACCGCAGCCGGGCCGACGCCTGCCGTACGCAGCCTTCAATCAACATATCGAGCGACACCTTGCGCATCCGCTGCAGGTGGCTGACCTGGCGCGTATCGCTGACTTGTCAGTGGCGCGCCTGCACGCACGGTTCATGGCGGAATGCGGGCAAACACCGATGGACTACATCCGTAGCCGTCGCCTGCACATGGCCCTGGACCTGTTGCGCAAAACACCGCTGCCTATCGGTGAAATCGCCGATCGCGTCGGTTACGCCTCGCAAAGTGCCTTCGCCGCTGCAATGCTGCGGGAATTTGGCGCCTCGCCGGGTGCTTTACGGCGTAAGCCGTAG
- a CDS encoding UDP-2,3-diacylglucosamine diphosphatase: MTSAEFAKPSRKQRVRTLWISDVHLGTRDCQAEHLSQFLKGYHADKVYLVGDIIDGWKLRGGMYWPQAHTNVIRRLLTMAKRGTEVIYVTGNHDEFLRRYSKLILGNIQLVDEAIHVTADGRHLLVIHGDQFDVITRYHRWLAFLGDSAYEFTLTLNRWLNHWRARYGYGYWSLSAYLKHKVKTAVNFISDFEEAIAHEVTKRELHGVVCGHIHHAEIRKVGEVDYLNCGDWVESCTALIEHWDGSIELYRLADAQAKEALLKAEMVAG; the protein is encoded by the coding sequence ATGACCAGTGCCGAGTTCGCCAAGCCCAGCCGCAAGCAACGGGTTCGTACCCTGTGGATTTCCGATGTGCACCTGGGCACCCGGGATTGCCAGGCCGAACATTTGTCGCAGTTCCTCAAGGGCTATCACGCTGACAAGGTCTACCTGGTCGGTGACATCATCGACGGCTGGAAACTGCGCGGCGGCATGTATTGGCCCCAGGCCCACACCAACGTGATCCGCCGCTTGCTGACCATGGCCAAGCGCGGCACCGAGGTGATCTACGTCACCGGCAACCACGACGAATTCCTGCGTCGCTATTCCAAGCTGATCCTGGGCAATATCCAGCTGGTCGACGAAGCAATCCACGTGACTGCCGACGGCCGGCATCTTCTGGTGATCCACGGCGATCAGTTCGACGTGATCACCCGTTACCACCGCTGGCTGGCGTTCCTCGGTGACTCGGCCTACGAGTTCACCCTCACGCTGAACCGCTGGCTGAACCACTGGCGTGCGCGCTACGGTTATGGCTATTGGTCGCTGTCGGCGTACCTCAAGCACAAGGTCAAGACGGCGGTGAACTTCATCAGTGATTTTGAAGAAGCTATCGCCCACGAGGTGACCAAGCGCGAGTTGCATGGCGTGGTCTGCGGGCATATCCACCATGCGGAGATTCGCAAGGTGGGCGAGGTGGATTACCTTAATTGCGGAGATTGGGTGGAGTCGTGCACGGCGTTGATCGAACACTGGGATGGGAGCATCGAGTTGTATCGGTTGGCGGATGCGCAGGCGAAAGAGGCACTGCTGAAAGCAGAGATGGTCGCAGGTTGA
- a CDS encoding DMT family transporter gives MTPRSALGALHIGALMFGLTGVFGKLAAASPAIIVFGRAVFAVVALAVFARFASSTAWKTLELRDWRRLLVSGVLLAAHWVTFFIAVKVAGVAVATLGFTAFPAFTVILEGLIFRERIRANEVVLVVLVSVGLVLVTPDFNLASEATGGLLWGIASGLLFSLLSLNNRASSGRIPAVQAALCQNVVVAVCLLPVAAPGLTEVRAIDWLWIGLLGVFCTGLAHSLFVASLAVIKARTASVVFAMEPVYGITAAWLLFAETPTLRMLLGGVLIIVAIVLSGLMGGASQAKQPATTA, from the coding sequence ATGACTCCCCGCTCAGCCCTCGGCGCCCTGCATATCGGCGCACTGATGTTTGGCCTCACCGGCGTATTCGGCAAACTGGCGGCCGCCTCCCCGGCCATCATCGTCTTTGGTCGCGCGGTGTTTGCCGTGGTGGCTCTGGCGGTCTTTGCACGGTTCGCCAGCAGCACCGCCTGGAAAACCCTGGAATTGCGCGACTGGCGCCGGCTGCTGGTCAGCGGCGTATTGTTGGCGGCGCACTGGGTGACCTTCTTTATTGCCGTGAAAGTCGCCGGCGTAGCGGTTGCGACCTTGGGCTTCACCGCATTTCCAGCTTTTACCGTGATCCTCGAGGGGCTGATTTTCCGCGAGCGCATCCGCGCCAACGAAGTGGTCCTGGTCGTGCTGGTCAGCGTCGGCCTGGTGTTGGTTACCCCGGACTTCAACCTTGCCAGCGAAGCCACCGGCGGATTGCTCTGGGGCATCGCCTCGGGGTTGCTGTTTTCCCTGTTGTCACTGAATAACCGCGCCAGCTCCGGACGTATCCCGGCGGTGCAGGCGGCGCTGTGCCAGAACGTGGTGGTCGCCGTGTGCCTGTTGCCCGTGGCGGCGCCCGGTCTGACAGAGGTGCGCGCAATCGACTGGTTGTGGATCGGTTTGCTCGGCGTGTTCTGCACCGGCCTGGCCCATAGCCTGTTTGTTGCCAGCCTCGCGGTGATCAAGGCGCGTACCGCTTCGGTGGTGTTCGCCATGGAGCCGGTCTACGGCATCACCGCGGCTTGGCTGCTGTTTGCCGAAACCCCGACCCTGCGCATGCTCTTGGGCGGTGTGTTGATCATCGTCGCGATCGTGCTGTCAGGGTTGATGGGCGGTGCCAGCCAGGCCAAGCAGCCCGCAACCACGGCCTGA
- a CDS encoding MarR family transcriptional regulator has product MPLTDQHRFGMQLAQMSRGWRAELDRRLAGLGLSQARWLVLLHLARFEEAPTQRELAQSVGVEGPTLARLLDSLEGQGLVQRQAVVEDRRAKRILLCDTARPLIEQIETIATALRHELFVGVDEADLSVCMRVHAHILSNLEKS; this is encoded by the coding sequence ATGCCGTTAACCGATCAACACCGATTTGGCATGCAATTGGCGCAAATGTCCCGTGGTTGGCGCGCCGAGCTGGATCGCCGTCTGGCTGGGCTTGGCCTGTCACAGGCGCGCTGGCTGGTGCTGCTGCACCTGGCCCGTTTTGAAGAGGCCCCCACCCAGCGTGAGTTGGCGCAGAGTGTGGGTGTAGAAGGGCCGACATTGGCCCGCCTGCTGGACAGCCTGGAAGGCCAGGGCTTGGTGCAACGCCAGGCCGTGGTGGAAGACCGTCGTGCCAAGCGCATTTTGCTGTGTGACACCGCCCGCCCCTTGATCGAACAGATCGAAACCATCGCCACCGCCCTGCGCCATGAGCTGTTTGTAGGCGTGGACGAAGCCGACTTGAGCGTGTGCATGCGTGTGCATGCACACATCCTGTCGAATCTGGAAAAGTCCTGA
- a CDS encoding UPF0149 family protein: MSFAEQLTRLQAFLDADELHDEALDYVAAHGYLTALSICSDVVPDREWIDALFAEEPHYTDAAQREEIESTLLALKAHIGRQLASDEEFELPCELDLGEEPDDSDLRGWCIGFMEGVFLREAAWFETAEEEVSEMLLPIMVGSGLFDDQPEFADIAADANLMDDMIVQIPEALTALYLLCNAPDEKPAILKPRHH, from the coding sequence ATGTCCTTCGCTGAGCAACTAACCCGCCTGCAAGCCTTCCTCGACGCCGATGAGCTGCATGACGAGGCGCTGGACTACGTGGCCGCCCACGGCTACCTGACCGCCCTGTCGATCTGCTCCGACGTCGTCCCCGACCGTGAATGGATCGATGCACTGTTCGCCGAAGAGCCGCACTACACCGACGCGGCCCAACGCGAAGAAATCGAATCCACCCTGCTGGCCCTCAAGGCCCACATCGGTCGCCAACTGGCTTCCGACGAAGAGTTCGAGCTGCCGTGCGAACTGGACCTGGGCGAAGAGCCGGATGACTCCGACCTGCGCGGCTGGTGCATCGGCTTCATGGAAGGCGTTTTCCTGCGCGAAGCCGCGTGGTTCGAAACCGCCGAGGAAGAAGTCAGCGAAATGCTGCTGCCGATCATGGTCGGTTCCGGCCTGTTCGACGACCAGCCTGAATTCGCCGACATCGCCGCCGACGCCAACCTGATGGACGACATGATCGTTCAGATCCCGGAAGCCCTGACCGCGCTGTACCTGCTGTGCAACGCACCTGACGAAAAACCGGCGATCCTCAAACCACGTCACCACTGA